A stretch of the Chelonoidis abingdonii isolate Lonesome George chromosome 11, CheloAbing_2.0, whole genome shotgun sequence genome encodes the following:
- the C11H19orf44 gene encoding uncharacterized protein C19orf44 homolog isoform X2, producing MDSPHKKLTSAPTDSYSDLSIGNTEMGETGKNKDLKRESLLETQFSHIRFLKKKQHGQRNQVNQNISAMQEGNRYVAKNSLDTASQVRSSAILRKLAQIESKIMTRKVQMDFSDTELDLKISDEKNLSARSSLEESARGSRYLKKNDTVMENVTLSKVHFKGKGGCQTTKNKVPVRKQLSLDSDEEEMRQLLGSSLEFSSENENQKDVTNFSKPDGKLFMKSKMKSPPRTSFPPKKQSSSTNLFSAPLLLSRSSQKRTCDRINPQTPSPPSGNLPRLTSMSFQSPTPLKDSIAETASLKMNHIKQSQVSLSERSEIKSLDELFSKAADTEDATSESSNDFRLNILSIDDLAPNVSGDREALKQMDTDIQMAKKSNKDSEPNVFPVNNDQTPLKMASVLTSTNAASDNDMEGEIMTEAEISEFLSGISTDHLSLRQVFPGPEESTVNSEYSEDFEKSLSLPVSETTDRRSLSEMSVGHSNSSVYSRKDLSPSLASSQSKKKWHETVSRVTMKEMAVQTTASPFTYHWSKTLTGYSPAVFALNDILKQHLILTQQFMEMIHHLHLSLVDSLENETFQYHTLAEAKEYIKSHKSPPLTIEQALEEIQKMKEQ from the exons ATGGATTCTCCCCATAAAAAACTCACTAGTGCCCCTACTGACTCTTACAGTGACCTTTCTATAGGCAACACAGAAATGGGGGAAACTGGCAAAAACAAAGACCTTAAAAGGGAGAGCCTCCTGGAAACTCAGTTTAGTCACATCAGATTCCTAAAGAAAAAGCAGCATGGACAAAGAAACCAAGTGAACCAGAATATTAGTGCCATGCAGGAGGGGAACAGGTATGTTGCAAAAAACTCTCTGGATACAGCCTCACAGGTGAGGTCAAGTGCCATTCTGAGAAAGCTAGCACAGATAGAAAGCAAGATCATGACCCGAAAGGTACAGATGGATTTTTCTGATACTGAGCTGGACCTGAAGATTTCGGATGAAAAGAACTTATCAGCTAGATCCAGCCTGGAGGAGAGTGCAAGAGGTAGCAGGTATCTGAAGAAAAATGACACAGTCATGGAAAATGTAACATTGAGTAAAGTCCATTTCAAGGGAAAAGGTGGCTGCCagacaacaaaaaacaaagtgCCAGTTAGAAAACAACTTAGTCTAGATAGTGATGAAGAGGAAATGAGACAATTACTAGGGAGCTCTTTGGagttttccagtgaaaatgagaaccAGAAGGATGTCACCAATTTTTCTAAACCTGATGGAAAG TTATTCATGAAGTCCAAGATGAAGAGTCCACCAAGAACATCTTTTCCACCCAAAAAACAGTCTTCTTCGACAAATCTATTTAGTGCTCCTTTGCTACTTAGCAGAAGTTCTCAGAAAAGAACCTGTGATAGAATTAATCCACAAACTCCCTCTCCACCAAGTGGAAATTTGCCAAGACTAACTAGTATGTCTTTTCAATCACCAACTCCACTAAAAGACAGCATTGCAGAGACCGCTTCACTTAAAATGAACCACATCAAACAAAGTCAGGTGTCCTTGTCTGAAAGGAGTGAAATCAAGTCTTTGGATGAGTtgttttcaaaagcagcagaTACAGAAGATGCAACCAGTGAAAGTTCCAATG ACTTCAGATTAAATATTTTGAGCATTGATGATTTGGCTCCAAATGTTTCTGGTGATAGAGAAGCATTAAAACAAATG gataCAGACATTCAGATGGCTAAAAAATCAAACAAGGACTCAGAACCAAATGTGTTTCCTGTGAATAATGACCAAACCCCCCTTAAAATGGCGAGTGTCTTAACTAGTACTAATGCTGCTTCTGACAATGATATGGAAGGGGAAATCATGACTGAAGCTGAAATCTCTGAGTTTTTAAGTGGAATTTCTACAGACCATCTTAGCCTTAGACAAGTGTTTCCTGGACCTGAGGAGAGCACTGTTAATTCAGAATATTCTGaagactttgaaaaatctctgTCTTTGCCAGTATCTGAGACTACAGACCGAAGATCCTTGTCTGAAATGTCAGTGGGGCATTCTAACAGCTCTGTGTATTCCAGAAAAGACCTTTCTCCCTCACTCGCATCATCTCAATCTAAGAAAAAATGGCATGAGACAGTAAGCAGAGTAACTATGAAAGAGATGGCTGTGCAGACAACTGCTTCTCCATTCACCTATCACTGGTCAAAGA CCCTAACAGGATATAGTCCCGCAGTGTTTGCTTTGAATGACATATTAAAACAGCACTTGATACTGACCCAGCAGTTCATGGAGATGATCCACCATCTTCATTTATCGCTTGTGGACTCATTGGAGAATGAGACATTTCAATATCACACACTGGCAGAAGCGAAGGAG TACATCAAGAGTCACAAATCCCCACCTCTGACAATTGAGCAAGCATTAGAAGAAATTCAGAAAATGAAAGAGCAGTAG
- the C11H19orf44 gene encoding uncharacterized protein C19orf44 homolog isoform X1 — MDSPHKKLTSAPTDSYSDLSIGNTEMGETGKNKDLKRESLLETQFSHIRFLKKKQHGQRNQVNQNISAMQEGNRYVAKNSLDTASQVRSSAILRKLAQIESKIMTRKVQMDFSDTELDLKISDEKNLSARSSLEESARGSRYLKKNDTVMENVTLSKVHFKGKGGCQTTKNKVPVRKQLSLDSDEEEMRQLLGSSLEFSSENENQKDVTNFSKPDGKLFMKSKMKSPPRTSFPPKKQSSSTNLFSAPLLLSRSSQKRTCDRINPQTPSPPSGNLPRLTSMSFQSPTPLKDSIAETASLKMNHIKQSQVSLSERSEIKSLDELFSKAADTEDATSESSNDFRLNILSIDDLAPNVSGDREALKQMDTDIQMAKKSNKDSEPNVFPVNNDQTPLKMASVLTSTNAASDNDMEGEIMTEAEISEFLSGISTDHLSLRQVFPGPEESTVNSEYSEDFEKSLSLPVSETTDRRSLSEMSVGHSNSSVYSRKDLSPSLASSQSKKKWHETVSRVTMKEMAVQTTASPFTYHWSKKDGTAILGPAVRCSYIDPGLTASHVTIDALEALTGYSPAVFALNDILKQHLILTQQFMEMIHHLHLSLVDSLENETFQYHTLAEAKEYIKSHKSPPLTIEQALEEIQKMKEQ, encoded by the exons ATGGATTCTCCCCATAAAAAACTCACTAGTGCCCCTACTGACTCTTACAGTGACCTTTCTATAGGCAACACAGAAATGGGGGAAACTGGCAAAAACAAAGACCTTAAAAGGGAGAGCCTCCTGGAAACTCAGTTTAGTCACATCAGATTCCTAAAGAAAAAGCAGCATGGACAAAGAAACCAAGTGAACCAGAATATTAGTGCCATGCAGGAGGGGAACAGGTATGTTGCAAAAAACTCTCTGGATACAGCCTCACAGGTGAGGTCAAGTGCCATTCTGAGAAAGCTAGCACAGATAGAAAGCAAGATCATGACCCGAAAGGTACAGATGGATTTTTCTGATACTGAGCTGGACCTGAAGATTTCGGATGAAAAGAACTTATCAGCTAGATCCAGCCTGGAGGAGAGTGCAAGAGGTAGCAGGTATCTGAAGAAAAATGACACAGTCATGGAAAATGTAACATTGAGTAAAGTCCATTTCAAGGGAAAAGGTGGCTGCCagacaacaaaaaacaaagtgCCAGTTAGAAAACAACTTAGTCTAGATAGTGATGAAGAGGAAATGAGACAATTACTAGGGAGCTCTTTGGagttttccagtgaaaatgagaaccAGAAGGATGTCACCAATTTTTCTAAACCTGATGGAAAG TTATTCATGAAGTCCAAGATGAAGAGTCCACCAAGAACATCTTTTCCACCCAAAAAACAGTCTTCTTCGACAAATCTATTTAGTGCTCCTTTGCTACTTAGCAGAAGTTCTCAGAAAAGAACCTGTGATAGAATTAATCCACAAACTCCCTCTCCACCAAGTGGAAATTTGCCAAGACTAACTAGTATGTCTTTTCAATCACCAACTCCACTAAAAGACAGCATTGCAGAGACCGCTTCACTTAAAATGAACCACATCAAACAAAGTCAGGTGTCCTTGTCTGAAAGGAGTGAAATCAAGTCTTTGGATGAGTtgttttcaaaagcagcagaTACAGAAGATGCAACCAGTGAAAGTTCCAATG ACTTCAGATTAAATATTTTGAGCATTGATGATTTGGCTCCAAATGTTTCTGGTGATAGAGAAGCATTAAAACAAATG gataCAGACATTCAGATGGCTAAAAAATCAAACAAGGACTCAGAACCAAATGTGTTTCCTGTGAATAATGACCAAACCCCCCTTAAAATGGCGAGTGTCTTAACTAGTACTAATGCTGCTTCTGACAATGATATGGAAGGGGAAATCATGACTGAAGCTGAAATCTCTGAGTTTTTAAGTGGAATTTCTACAGACCATCTTAGCCTTAGACAAGTGTTTCCTGGACCTGAGGAGAGCACTGTTAATTCAGAATATTCTGaagactttgaaaaatctctgTCTTTGCCAGTATCTGAGACTACAGACCGAAGATCCTTGTCTGAAATGTCAGTGGGGCATTCTAACAGCTCTGTGTATTCCAGAAAAGACCTTTCTCCCTCACTCGCATCATCTCAATCTAAGAAAAAATGGCATGAGACAGTAAGCAGAGTAACTATGAAAGAGATGGCTGTGCAGACAACTGCTTCTCCATTCACCTATCACTGGTCAAAGA AGGATGGCACAGCAATCCTTGGCCCAGCAGTAAGATGCAGTTATATTGATCCAGGACTTACTGCCAGTCATGTCACCATAGATGCCCTGGAAG CCCTAACAGGATATAGTCCCGCAGTGTTTGCTTTGAATGACATATTAAAACAGCACTTGATACTGACCCAGCAGTTCATGGAGATGATCCACCATCTTCATTTATCGCTTGTGGACTCATTGGAGAATGAGACATTTCAATATCACACACTGGCAGAAGCGAAGGAG TACATCAAGAGTCACAAATCCCCACCTCTGACAATTGAGCAAGCATTAGAAGAAATTCAGAAAATGAAAGAGCAGTAG